DNA sequence from the Selenomonas timonae genome:
GCAAGGCGGCGCACGCGGGCATCGACCCCGACGCAGGAAGGAACGCCATCACCGCAGCGGGCAAAGTACTCACCGCCGTTCCGCAGGGACGCATCGACGAGGAGACCACCTGCAACGTCGGCAAGATTGAGGGCGGCACGGCGACCAATGTCGTCGCCGAGTTCTGCACGCTGAACTTTGAGACGCGCAGCCGCGACAAGGCGAAGCTGGACGCACTCACACAGCGCATGGTGGACAGTGTGAACGCAGCCCTCGACGGGACAGGCTGCAGGGCAGAGATCCACATCAAGAAGGACTACGATCCCTACGAGCTGCCCCCCGACGCGCTCCCCATTCAGTATCTGCGCCGCACCGCAGAGAAGCTCGGCTTCCCCGTTGTGCTTGAGGAGGAGGGCGGCGGCTCGGACGCGAACCACTTCAACGCCTACGGTGTGCCGACCACCGTCCTCGGCGTCGGCATGACGGACTGCCACACGAAGGAAGAGAGCATCCGCGAGCGCGACCTCTACGAGGCGGCAGAGCTCACGCTCGCCATCGTGCGCGAGATTGCAGAAAAAGGATAAAACAAACGCTGCTCTACGAGGCTTTGTAGCTTCGTAGAGCAGCGTTATTTTATGCATAGTTTAACACCTGTTGCTAACCCTCTCGCTCCATGCTATAATCACTTCATCGAAGAAAACGAAAGCGGGTGATATTTTGGCGGTAAACGAAAGCTACCGCAGCGGCGGCACAGCACAGCTGGGCGTTCCTGCGCGGCGTG
Encoded proteins:
- a CDS encoding M20/M25/M40 family metallo-hydrolase: MIDKKRVLDEFFELVSIRCSTLDEREIADLLTARLRDLGAAEIHEDGAGKALGGNTGNIVANFKGTVADVPTVMLTAHMDCVEPCANIKPILKDGVIRSDGTTILGADDKAGVVAILETLRCLKEHDIPHGNLQIVFTVAEEGGVNGSRCLDASLLTADFGYTLDTHGHAGTAAFKAPGKNQLAVRIVGKAAHAGIDPDAGRNAITAAGKVLTAVPQGRIDEETTCNVGKIEGGTATNVVAEFCTLNFETRSRDKAKLDALTQRMVDSVNAALDGTGCRAEIHIKKDYDPYELPPDALPIQYLRRTAEKLGFPVVLEEEGGGSDANHFNAYGVPTTVLGVGMTDCHTKEESIRERDLYEAAELTLAIVREIAEKG